Proteins encoded together in one Acidobacteriota bacterium window:
- a CDS encoding transcriptional regulator has protein sequence MDDSARKELEMLADVLGCKWMIQILQQLEGGPMRPSQIRRAVAGISEKVLAERL, from the coding sequence ATGGACGACTCGGCCCGGAAAGAGCTCGAAATGCTGGCCGACGTGCTCGGCTGCAAGTGGATGATCCAGATCCTCCAGCAGCTCGAGGGTGGCCCCATGCGTCCGAGTCAAATCCGACGGGCGGTGGCGGGGATCAGCGAGAAGGTTCTCGCCGAACGCCT
- a CDS encoding cytochrome C, with the protein MVRTSTPPPAALRSPAEAEPGAPHWQPGGQSMAIRKMLLAASIGCGIALAGLVVHTASAQSDRPNPSVQLPDYRNWTHLKSMVIFDESHHLYNAFGGMHHVYANDKALPASKTGGPYPDGSALVFVLYDIENAGGAYQATEKKLTALMLKDSKRFASTGGWAFQAWNRDGQALVTDGGRSCYACHRNGAGDSDLVFSRFVP; encoded by the coding sequence ATGGTGCGCACTTCCACGCCGCCGCCAGCCGCGCTACGGTCCCCGGCGGAGGCGGAGCCCGGCGCTCCGCATTGGCAGCCTGGAGGACAGTCTATGGCCATCAGAAAAATGCTGCTCGCGGCGTCGATCGGTTGCGGTATTGCCCTCGCCGGCCTGGTCGTCCACACGGCCTCGGCGCAGTCGGACCGGCCGAATCCATCCGTGCAGCTTCCCGACTACCGCAACTGGACCCACCTCAAGTCGATGGTGATCTTCGACGAATCGCACCACCTCTACAACGCGTTCGGCGGCATGCACCACGTCTACGCCAACGACAAGGCGCTGCCGGCGAGCAAGACCGGAGGCCCCTACCCCGACGGAAGCGCTCTCGTCTTCGTCCTCTATGACATCGAGAACGCCGGCGGTGCCTACCAGGCGACGGAGAAGAAGCTGACGGCGCTGATGCTCAAGGACTCGAAGCGCTTCGCATCGACCGGCGGCTGGGCGTTCCAGGCCTGGAACCGCGACGGCCAGGCCCTGGTCACCGACGGAGGTCGCTCTTGCTACGCCTGCCACCGGAACGGCGCCGGTGACAGCGATCTCGTCTTCTCCCGTTTCGTGCCTTGA